A genomic stretch from Candidatus Methanomassiliicoccus intestinalis Issoire-Mx1 includes:
- a CDS encoding NADH-quinone oxidoreductase subunit N — protein MDLNFDLENSYAAFYPMLVIILFAVVLPAIHRLVKSSKGLAGVSLVGILISAAIVVYNIMDGYPDPIVFNGTPMITFDVFAAVFSLVFLSVSALVCLLASRYIEKDLHLAEFFSLTLLATAGMMMVASASDIIMMFVGLETTSIASYALVAFRKKDKLSTEAGVKYVIIGGFSTALALYGISLLYGLSGTTNFELMNEYFALNGSSSLALLGIGLMIAGFGFKIALVPFHMWAPDVYEGAPTPTSALLAAGSKSMGFVLLFKMLLVALIALKADWEVVVGILAILTMTVGNLLALAQTSMKRMLAYSSIAQAGYIIIAIAVATQFSVESGIFHVITHAFMKAGAFIVVGALIYKAGIGEKITDYKGLSTRAPLVAFAMMIFMFALAGIPPLSGFWSKVYLFSGAIEASTIMDQGWLVWLAIAGILNSALSLYYYARVVKYMYVDKPASHDKIRLPVTMAVAIAVCVIATVVIGLWPDVVVDYCAQAASFFTQLPLGQPW, from the coding sequence ATGGATCTTAACTTTGACTTAGAGAATTCGTACGCTGCATTTTACCCAATGCTAGTGATAATCCTCTTTGCTGTGGTCCTGCCAGCAATTCACCGTCTGGTGAAATCTAGCAAGGGCCTTGCAGGAGTTTCCTTAGTGGGAATCTTGATCAGCGCAGCGATTGTGGTATACAACATAATGGATGGATATCCAGATCCGATTGTATTCAACGGAACGCCAATGATAACATTTGATGTCTTTGCAGCAGTGTTCTCACTGGTGTTCCTTTCAGTATCTGCGTTAGTATGCTTACTGGCTTCCAGATACATTGAAAAAGACCTACACCTGGCAGAGTTCTTCTCATTAACTCTGCTGGCTACAGCAGGTATGATGATGGTAGCTTCTGCAAGCGACATCATCATGATGTTTGTAGGTCTCGAAACAACTTCAATCGCATCATATGCCTTAGTGGCATTCCGCAAGAAAGATAAGCTGAGCACAGAAGCTGGTGTAAAATACGTAATCATCGGTGGTTTCTCAACCGCCCTTGCATTATACGGTATATCACTGCTTTATGGTCTCTCTGGAACAACAAACTTCGAACTGATGAACGAGTACTTTGCTCTCAACGGATCAAGTTCCCTGGCTCTGCTGGGTATCGGTCTGATGATTGCTGGTTTCGGCTTCAAGATCGCATTGGTTCCGTTCCATATGTGGGCACCAGATGTGTATGAAGGAGCTCCAACTCCGACATCCGCACTCTTAGCTGCCGGATCAAAGAGCATGGGATTCGTACTGCTCTTCAAAATGCTGTTAGTTGCATTAATTGCACTGAAAGCAGACTGGGAAGTAGTAGTTGGAATACTCGCAATCCTGACAATGACTGTTGGAAACTTGCTTGCATTGGCACAGACCAGCATGAAGAGAATGCTTGCATACTCTTCAATCGCACAGGCAGGTTACATCATCATTGCAATTGCAGTGGCAACCCAGTTCTCAGTTGAAAGCGGTATATTCCACGTGATTACACACGCGTTCATGAAGGCCGGTGCTTTCATTGTTGTGGGTGCATTAATCTACAAGGCAGGTATCGGAGAGAAAATCACAGACTACAAGGGATTGTCCACACGCGCACCTTTGGTTGCATTTGCGATGATGATCTTCATGTTTGCTCTTGCAGGTATTCCACCGCTCTCAGGTTTCTGGAGTAAAGTCTATCTGTTCTCTGGAGCAATTGAAGCATCTACAATAATGGATCAGGGATGGTTAGTCTGGCTTGCGATCGCAGGTATCTTGAACAGTGCTCTGTCTCTGTACTACTATGCACGTGTAGTCAAATACATGTATGTAGACAAGCCAGCTTCTCACGACAAAATCCGTCTGCCAGTTACAATGGCTGTCGCGATTGCAGTTTGTGTGATTGCCACTGTTGTGATCGGTCTCTGGCCTGATGTCGTAGTAGACTACTGTGCACAGGCAGCAAGCTTCTTCACTCAGCTTCCGCTGGGCCAGCCTTGGTAA
- a CDS encoding CBS domain-containing protein translates to MDYIEALNNLTAADAMDISPTVLNYEGSLEDALELIANENRPDVAVGTESTIAGFVHAQDITGILAREESINIPLRTFIDSCSLSGSKPCIQVRPEESLMNVMKVMDSWGKDNILVVGENEEPLGVISATGAIKCLWKMVSEPLLTKAGPAEAE, encoded by the coding sequence ATGGATTACATTGAGGCATTAAACAATTTGACTGCAGCAGATGCTATGGACATTTCGCCCACTGTTTTGAACTATGAAGGCAGTCTAGAAGATGCTCTCGAACTCATAGCGAATGAAAACCGTCCGGATGTTGCCGTTGGGACTGAGAGCACTATTGCCGGATTTGTTCATGCTCAGGATATAACAGGCATACTGGCCCGTGAAGAAAGCATTAACATTCCACTGAGGACATTTATTGATTCGTGCAGTCTGTCTGGAAGCAAGCCCTGTATTCAGGTAAGACCAGAAGAGTCACTGATGAATGTAATGAAAGTAATGGACAGCTGGGGTAAAGATAACATTCTGGTAGTTGGAGAAAATGAAGAACCCCTGGGCGTTATTTCAGCCACAGGGGCAATAAAATGTTTATGGAAAATGGTTTCAGAGCCTCTGCTTACCAAGGCTGGCCCAGCGGAAGCTGAGTGA
- a CDS encoding polyprenyl synthetase family protein, with the protein MSTEWEKPIIDDIRTVESEMLRNVKSRHPLLNEIAMEAVSVGGKRIRPGVSLLAFHCVGGEDKDRIIKLAVALELIHSATLVHDDINDKAEMRRGKTAIYKKYGLERAIITGDFLFVQGFKLGGYMESEEIIGFVASACSNMAESEFLQIDEEHDISTPLETYLNIIGGKTAGAIEASARLGAYIGGGSPEEINSLGEYGRNMGYAFQIIDDILDITGNEADMGKPVGMDIKDGRPNLPVMIAMNLGNEFISKIFKEKSPSDEEIKEAVRLVKDSGALDVARNHAQDFYNKALESIENIASSVYKDSLISLADTIMTRRS; encoded by the coding sequence ATGTCGACTGAATGGGAGAAGCCAATCATTGATGACATCCGTACGGTTGAGTCAGAAATGTTACGGAATGTCAAGTCTAGGCATCCCCTTCTAAATGAAATTGCTATGGAAGCTGTCTCTGTTGGAGGAAAAAGAATACGCCCTGGTGTTTCTTTATTGGCCTTCCATTGTGTTGGGGGAGAAGACAAAGACAGAATAATAAAATTGGCCGTAGCTTTAGAATTAATTCACTCCGCAACATTGGTTCATGACGACATCAATGATAAAGCGGAAATGAGGCGCGGGAAAACAGCCATCTATAAAAAATACGGGCTCGAACGCGCTATAATAACTGGTGACTTTCTTTTTGTTCAAGGTTTCAAACTCGGTGGATATATGGAATCCGAAGAGATTATCGGATTTGTAGCAAGTGCTTGTTCAAATATGGCAGAGAGTGAATTCCTTCAGATTGATGAAGAACATGACATCTCAACACCATTGGAAACTTACTTGAATATTATCGGGGGTAAAACTGCTGGTGCAATAGAAGCCAGTGCAAGACTCGGTGCCTATATCGGAGGGGGATCTCCAGAAGAGATAAACTCCTTAGGCGAGTATGGCAGAAACATGGGATACGCTTTTCAGATCATCGATGATATCTTAGATATCACCGGCAACGAGGCAGACATGGGAAAGCCCGTTGGAATGGATATCAAAGACGGACGTCCGAATCTGCCAGTCATGATCGCCATGAATCTGGGAAACGAGTTCATTTCCAAGATCTTTAAGGAAAAATCACCTTCTGATGAAGAAATCAAAGAAGCAGTGAGGCTTGTTAAAGACTCAGGGGCGTTAGATGTTGCACGTAACCATGCCCAGGACTTTTATAATAAGGCTCTGGAATCAATAGAAAACATCGCTTCTTCAGTCTACAAGGACTCTTTAATCTCTCTTGCTGATACCATTATGACAAGGAGATCATAA
- a CDS encoding NAD(P)/FAD-dependent oxidoreductase, with amino-acid sequence MATDYDVIVVGAGPAGSGAAQYAAAGGAKVLLIDRKENIGEPVACGEFMPDLEEMRAILPFADDLDTIFDIPAEYILREMDLFKIHFQTDKYWDIPFKGYTTDRRFFDKYLAERARKEGAEIMTSTHAMSVNGTEVVTNNGTFTSKVIIGADGPVSRVASAHSLPKNKNMYPAVTSQAVGEFEPVMHMFFGSLAPGAYAWILPKKEGANVGVGADPRHSDKKVTDYFQTFISQQNLNVTGRPIGKYVPSQGPVSKTYTDNAMIVGDAAGHVIAVNGGGIPIAMVCGRIAGIVAAEHVSSGVPLSKYEEEWRKQVYKPLHTAVKVNHLAQFFFKGPMRLEFSMKVLGARRMGKILRCRSPFP; translated from the coding sequence ATGGCTACAGATTATGATGTGATTGTTGTAGGTGCAGGTCCAGCAGGCAGCGGGGCTGCTCAATATGCGGCTGCAGGCGGAGCTAAAGTTCTTCTTATCGATAGAAAAGAGAACATCGGCGAACCTGTTGCGTGCGGGGAGTTTATGCCTGATTTGGAAGAAATGAGAGCAATACTTCCTTTTGCAGATGATCTGGATACAATCTTTGACATTCCTGCAGAGTATATTCTGAGGGAAATGGATCTGTTTAAAATTCATTTCCAGACTGATAAGTACTGGGATATTCCATTCAAAGGATACACGACAGACAGGCGTTTTTTTGACAAGTACCTTGCAGAAAGGGCCAGAAAAGAAGGCGCTGAGATAATGACTTCTACCCATGCCATGTCTGTAAACGGTACAGAAGTTGTAACAAACAATGGAACATTCACCTCAAAAGTGATCATTGGTGCAGACGGTCCAGTATCTAGAGTGGCAAGTGCTCATTCTCTACCTAAAAATAAGAATATGTATCCTGCCGTGACTTCACAGGCGGTTGGAGAATTTGAACCCGTCATGCACATGTTCTTTGGAAGTCTGGCTCCAGGAGCTTATGCGTGGATCCTTCCAAAAAAGGAAGGAGCAAATGTTGGAGTAGGTGCAGATCCCAGGCATTCTGATAAAAAAGTAACAGATTACTTTCAGACATTTATTTCTCAGCAGAATCTCAATGTCACAGGGCGCCCGATTGGAAAATACGTACCGTCTCAGGGTCCAGTCTCAAAAACATATACTGATAATGCCATGATCGTAGGAGATGCTGCAGGGCATGTCATTGCAGTCAATGGCGGCGGAATCCCAATAGCAATGGTCTGCGGGAGAATCGCTGGAATTGTAGCTGCAGAACACGTATCTTCTGGAGTACCTCTTTCAAAGTATGAAGAAGAGTGGAGAAAACAAGTTTATAAACCCCTTCACACCGCAGTTAAAGTAAATCATCTGGCTCAATTCTTTTTCAAAGGCCCAATGAGACTGGAGTTTTCCATGAAAGTCCTTGGTGCAAGAAGAATGGGAAAAATCCTCAGATGCCGTTCACCTTTTCCTTGA
- a CDS encoding NOB1 family endonuclease, with protein sequence MKYVLDSSALFSMQDLPNGVLYTVPGVISELKKYKDPRLKYWDEFIEVKEPSQEFIDTIEKASASSGDDLRLSPVDKSVLALAIETESTVLTDDYSIQNLAKILKISFRGVGMKEIDEVINWTYKCTGCRKEWDKNYPDCPICGSPLKSVRSRKR encoded by the coding sequence ATGAAATACGTATTGGACAGTTCTGCTTTATTCTCTATGCAAGACCTTCCAAACGGAGTATTGTATACAGTTCCAGGAGTCATATCCGAATTAAAGAAATATAAGGATCCCAGACTGAAGTATTGGGATGAGTTCATAGAGGTCAAAGAGCCTTCGCAGGAATTCATTGACACCATAGAAAAAGCTTCAGCATCATCAGGGGATGACCTCCGCCTGTCTCCAGTTGACAAAAGCGTATTGGCACTGGCTATCGAAACAGAGAGTACCGTTCTTACAGATGACTATTCAATTCAGAATCTGGCTAAAATTCTAAAAATTTCGTTTCGAGGGGTAGGAATGAAAGAAATTGATGAAGTCATAAACTGGACATATAAATGCACAGGATGCCGTAAAGAATGGGATAAAAATTATCCAGACTGTCCGATTTGCGGCAGCCCTCTGAAATCAGTGCGCTCAAGGAAAAGGTGA
- a CDS encoding 7-cyano-7-deazaguanine synthase, with the protein MKTVCLLSGGIDSPVAAYMAGKNGCEVVLLHMDNRPYSDDSNYEKAFDLKKRLEEELGGSIPLYVAPHGISQESIKNKCKGNLQCVMCKRIMLRVAKSLAQKTGADFISTGESLGQVASQTLQNIAAEEYKLEFPVVRPLIGLDKLEIESIAKTIGTYEISIRKGVPCTIVPFRPATMTSVDLIIEQENLLDIADVVEKSADSIKLYE; encoded by the coding sequence TTGAAGACTGTCTGTCTCCTTTCCGGAGGAATCGATTCACCAGTAGCCGCGTACATGGCAGGGAAAAACGGCTGTGAAGTAGTGCTACTGCATATGGACAACAGACCATATTCTGATGATTCAAACTATGAAAAGGCATTTGATCTCAAAAAAAGACTGGAAGAAGAGCTCGGCGGGAGCATTCCGTTATATGTGGCTCCGCATGGAATCAGCCAGGAGTCCATCAAGAACAAATGTAAAGGAAATCTTCAATGTGTGATGTGTAAGCGGATCATGCTCAGAGTAGCCAAGAGTCTGGCTCAGAAAACAGGTGCTGATTTTATCTCAACTGGCGAGTCTCTCGGACAGGTTGCATCTCAGACATTGCAGAACATAGCGGCAGAAGAGTACAAATTGGAATTTCCAGTAGTGAGGCCCCTGATCGGCCTGGATAAGCTGGAGATAGAAAGCATCGCAAAAACGATCGGTACATATGAGATTTCAATAAGAAAAGGAGTACCATGTACTATAGTTCCATTCAGACCAGCTACTATGACTTCTGTTGATTTAATAATAGAACAGGAGAATCTGCTGGATATTGCAGATGTTGTAGAAAAATCAGCAGATTCGATCAAGTTGTATGAATGA
- a CDS encoding exosome complex RNA-binding protein Csl4 yields MSKFVLPGDEVAVVEEYIPAEGTYEHEGIIRASVAGKLSLNDNDMTATVKPVNEPNILKPGDNVFCRITDVRASMAVCEIIASDGNDRDITGDKSATIHVSKLSSEYVQDVGNEYRPGDVIRAKVLQVKPSVQLSTQEPHYGAIKALCRKCRKPMEADGKVLKCKACERTETRTIADDYGCVEF; encoded by the coding sequence ATGAGTAAATTTGTTTTACCTGGTGATGAAGTCGCAGTTGTTGAAGAGTACATACCCGCAGAAGGTACATATGAGCACGAAGGGATTATCCGTGCCAGTGTAGCAGGTAAGCTTTCTCTCAATGATAACGATATGACTGCCACCGTAAAGCCAGTAAATGAACCTAATATTCTGAAGCCTGGAGATAATGTATTCTGCAGGATAACTGATGTAAGGGCAAGCATGGCAGTGTGTGAAATCATTGCATCGGACGGCAATGACAGGGATATCACCGGAGACAAGTCCGCTACAATTCATGTATCTAAGCTGTCATCTGAATACGTTCAGGATGTGGGAAATGAATACCGCCCAGGGGACGTAATCAGAGCTAAAGTACTGCAAGTAAAACCTTCTGTGCAGCTCTCCACACAAGAACCGCACTATGGCGCAATTAAAGCCCTCTGCAGGAAATGCAGGAAGCCGATGGAAGCAGACGGCAAGGTCTTGAAATGCAAAGCCTGTGAAAGGACAGAGACCCGCACCATAGCCGATGATTATGGCTGCGTAGAGTTTTAA
- a CDS encoding METTL5 family protein → MKKNELERILQQIPPHSSPKAELEQYSTPANIAADMLFIAYSNGDIFEKKVLDLGCGTGILSIGSYILGGNVTGVEVDPAAYAEAVTNAEKAGAEINLINSDIKNIEIAADTVIMNPPFGSQKKNADRPFLETACRSANKIYSLHNSSTIKFLEKMVESLGGEVFLQKEYILSIPHMFQFHNKMKKNTNVVLIGIDMNKM, encoded by the coding sequence ATGAAAAAGAACGAACTGGAGCGGATACTTCAGCAGATTCCGCCGCATTCCTCACCCAAAGCTGAGCTGGAACAGTACAGCACTCCGGCAAATATCGCGGCAGATATGCTGTTTATCGCATACTCCAACGGAGATATATTTGAGAAAAAGGTACTGGATCTTGGATGCGGCACGGGGATTCTTTCCATAGGATCATACATTCTCGGAGGAAATGTAACAGGCGTGGAGGTTGATCCTGCGGCTTATGCCGAAGCTGTGACAAATGCAGAGAAAGCAGGTGCAGAAATCAATCTGATAAACTCTGACATAAAAAATATAGAAATCGCTGCAGACACTGTGATAATGAACCCTCCGTTTGGATCTCAAAAAAAGAATGCTGACAGACCCTTCCTAGAGACCGCATGCCGATCCGCAAATAAGATCTACAGCCTTCATAATTCTTCAACAATTAAATTCCTTGAAAAGATGGTAGAATCGCTTGGAGGAGAGGTATTCTTACAGAAAGAATATATCTTATCGATACCTCACATGTTTCAGTTCCATAACAAGATGAAGAAAAATACTAATGTAGTTCTGATTGGTATTGACATGAATAAAATGTAA